DNA from Pontibacter deserti:
TGGGAAAAGATTGAGGAATGGGGCAGAGCTACCGGAAAACTATCTCCTTACCAGCGCACCATGGCCAGAGCGATTGGTACCAACTTCAGCAGAAACAGGAAGCTCAGTGAGATAGAGTTCAGTAACGGACAGCAGATACTTGACTTTGCCATTGAAGAGGCATCAGAAATCTTTTTTGATATGGAAGAGTATTTTGAAGCTGATACAGTAAATGTACCTGCGGTAAAACCTGAGATAACCTTAGAGCTGATAAAAGCAATTGTGAAATGGGATAAGAGAAGCAAAAAGCTGAAAGACTTTGAATACCGTTTCATGGCAGATCTTGCAGAAGCCAAAAAGCCTTTAACAGAATATCACATGAGTTTGGCCCTGAAAAACTATGAGAAGGCAAAAAGATGTGGCTTTCAGGAAGATTAACATTTAAAAGGTACTGGTAGCACTTTGATTTGATGCTGGGGTGCTATATAAGAAATACTAATCTATTCAGGAGACATATCCTATAAAAATGGAAATAGCGGAACAGAAAACTACCCCAGTTTTTGTAAAACTGATGCCTTTATCTGATTTACAGGCTTTAATCAACAGTCATCTGAAAAAACTGAGGAATCTTGTTTCGAATGATAAGCTTTTAAAGCTGGCTTATAAATACACTGTTTTTCAGAAGAAGGAAATTGATATCGGGTTAAATATATTCCAGCTGATTTCCAGTACTTACTATAAAGAAAATTTTCACAGCGACATTCTGCATGCCATATTAGACCCGGATGGCCGGCATAAGGAAGGTGCAATGTTCCTGCATACTTTTATTGATTTCATTAATGAACACTCCATGAGGGTATCTGTAAGAAGAGAAGAGTATCAGAATGCTGTAGTTGAAAGAGAAACAGGAAGGATTGACATATCAATTAAAGATGTAAGCAGTAAGAAAGCAATAATCATCGAAAACAAAATCAATGATGCCGTTGATATGGAAAGGCAAATACCAAGGTATGTTGAGCATTTAAACCGCCGTGGCTTTGAAGTTGATTTAATTGTTTACATCGTTCTGAATGGCAATAAACAACCCAATACACATGACTGGAGCCAGCAAGAAAGAGACAGCATACTTCCTAAGGTATTCCCGGTTTCAGCTTATAATGAAACACCTGGAGATTTTTATAATGGGTGGCTGACCAAATGTGAAAAGCAAACTCAAAACATAGATACACTCTTTTTATTAAGACAGTACAACAATCTAATTGCACACTTAGGAGGAAAAAATATGAACAAGCCCTTAATGGAAGAATTTCTGCAGGATATGTTAGTTGAAGACAAATACAATGCAGCTATCTCATTAAATGCAATGCTGCAAGACCTGATCCAATACAGAAGAGATAAAATAATAGATGAATTCAGATTTAGCTATTTGCCATTTACCCGGATAAGAGACTGGAATAACTATGCTGTTATAGAAAATTACTTTTATAAGGAAAGTAATTTTGCCTTAGATGTTATAGTTGAGCAAGACAGGTACCGGGCTCAGTTTTTTGATAGAAACTATGATAAAAATAAAGCACCTTTATCTCAAACTAATCCAGCAACAGCAGTGCTGGAAAAGCTTAATATATTAAGTGATTTTGCCGTAGCCGGCGACAGATGGGAAAAACATTTTCTCTTTCCTTCGCAAGAAAAGGAGTTATATGAATTTATAGCTGCTTTTATTTCCCAACTTAAGAAATACAATGAATTGCCCGTACTAACTGAGCAATGAAAATATTGTAAAAGTTAGTGAACAATATCCGTTTCTAAACTAATAAGTTCATAAAGGATAAGACGGTCCAACTAAGCTACATATAACACGTCGTTGGCAGGTTATTACTTCAGGTTAAAGCTGGATCTCATGCTGAACCAGTATTTCTTAGACCACACAGACAAGAGAAAGAGCTAATCAGAAGGTAAAACTACTTTTGGCTGTACACTATTGGTAACTCAGTTATCCTGGTAGTGTAGCAGGGCGATTTGTAATCAGATTTTAGAATCCAACTCTTGTCGATGCCTTGTACTGCCACCTGCACCTTGCTTCTGCCAAACCTGTCAGTCAAGGTATCCATCACCTTCATTAGACTGGTATGCTTGTCTCTGTCTACAGTGTCAAGCAGATCAAATTGTATTTGATGTTCAGGCACGATCTCCGTTACGATCACCCCACTCTTCTTGTACCAGTAGTGTGGTTTAAAGATCGCTTTGAGCGCTATTGTAGCATAATGGATTAGTTCTATGTCTGAGTTAGTGGCTACAGGCATACAAATGGTCTTGCTGTTGTAGTATTGTCTGTCGTTTTCAGAGAAAGGGTTGGTCTGAACAAATACAGTTACCACCTTGGCACAGCTCCTTTGATTTCTGAGTTTCCTGGCACACTTGGCTGCATAGCTGGCTGTAGCTTCGAGTACATCATCAAAAGAGGTTAGCTTCTTGCCAAAGCTCCTGGAGGTGCAGATTCCCTTTTTAGGTGGTGCAACTTCATCCAGCTCCAAGCACGATTCACCACGTAGTTCCCTATGTAGTCTGACACCAACCACAGTCATATGCTTTCTGATCCAGTTCTCAGATGCGTTGATAAAGTCAAGGGCAGTATCGATCTTGTGATTCTTGAGGAACTTCGCATACTGCCTTCCAATACCCCAGACATCTTCGATCTTGGTTGCTTCCAGTGCTCTCTCAATGTGGTATGGTTCTGTCAAAACCAACACCCCATTGGCTTTAGCAGACTTCTTGGCCAGCTTATTAGCGACCTTGGCCAAGGCCTTTGTAGGAGCTACTCCCAAGCTGACAGGAATGCCAGTCCATTGTGTTACAGTACGCTTTATCTCCCAGGCATAACTAAACAAGTCCACATCGTAAAAGTCACCCAAGTCCAGGAAGCATTCATCAATAGAATATACTTCCACGTTAGGCGTAAATAGCGATAAGGTCTGCATCACCCTGTCTGACATATCTCCATATAGCACATAGTTGGATGAAAAGGCATGCAATTGCTGGTGCTCTACCATGTTTCTGATCTTGAAAAATGGCTCACCCATTTCAATACCTATGGCTTTAGCTTCATTGCTTCTGGCAATCACGCACCCATCGTTGTTGCTCAGCACCACTACAGGCTTACCATTCAGGGAGGGATCAAAAACACGCTCGCAAGAAGCATAGAAGTTGTTGCAGTCGCAGAGGGCAAATAGACTTGTCATAGCTTCACAGGCTTGTGCAGTACCCATACTACAACACCCCAGACACGCATATCCATTTCCTCTGTTACTTCGATTGGTTTATAGGCAGGGTTTGCAGGATATAGAAATGCTTTACCATTTACCTTCCTGAAGGTCTTTACTGTGAATTCGCCATCTAAAAAGCAAACAACAGGCAGGCCATCTGCTGCCTTCAGTGACCTGTCAATTACCAGAATGTCCCCATCATGAATGTTAGCATCCTGCATGGAGTTACCCTTTACACGCATCATAAAGGTAGATGTAGGATTTTGTACCAGGTATTTGCTCAGGTCAATTCTGTCTTCCAGATAATCGTCAGCTGGAGATGGGAAACCTGCTGAAATATAGGAAGCATATATAGGAACTTTAAGATGGTCTAGAAAATCGAAGTCAAATAACTCCAAGATTTGGGAAGAAATAGAGATAACTTTGGCATTGCTCATTACAATGTATATTATATTGGATGACTAATATAATTGGCAAATACGGGTAAAATAACGATTTATGCTAAAATTATTAGTTTTATTTGTGCGCAATTTTCCCATTCGCATTTTCTATCGGAGTTATAGGGACAGAATAGGGTCATAATTAATAAAGGGCAGCGTCGCATAAACTATTCTTTTAATAGCAATACAAATTGAATTGAACAAGACTAACACATATACTGCATGAAGCCTTTTAATGAATTAATCACGCCGCCAAAAGTTCTTCCACCAAAATATTGACCGACTCATCATCTATGGCGGCTTTCTGCTGGTGCTTTACTGGAGCGTAAATAAGGTCATTGAAATTGCCAAAGAGTAGAGCGTAAGGGAGGGATTTAATATATTTTAAACTATATATTAATTTGGTAATTTTGGAACATTACAAAAAGTTAGAAATTTTTTTATTTAAGCCGCGAAAACACTGTTATGAGTAAGAGAGTTATTTTTTCATGGATTTTACTTGTTGTTGCTTTATGGCTCTCTGTGGGAATCATTCTCTTTCCAGATTGGTACTATGCGTTTTTCTTTGAGGGTTTTTTTTGGGATTTTGATTTCTGGTTAGGTGGGGTTAGGGATATATTGCGTTATTTAATAAATAATCCAGTAATTATTCTTTTTTTAATTGTAGTCTATTTTATTATCCAAAGGAAAGTATTAAAATTTCAAATTCCACAGCTGAATTTCTTTACAGGTCTGAAATCAGGTAGTCTGATAGTTATTATGTCTGTAATTGTAGGGCTATTAATTTTTTGGATTCCGTCTAATAGTAGCTTTGAATATTATAATATAGGATATATTGAAGATTCATCAAATAAAGTAAATGCTTCAACTCCACTTGATTTTATTTACATAAATAAAAATAGAGTCGGTAATTTATTTGAGCAAATTAAACCTGATCTGGTACTGAAAGAAAAACAGCTTGAGAACCAATTAGGTGAGGAAAAAAATATTGCCAATGGTGATAATCCTATTTTAAATGCAAGTTATTCAGAAACGAATCAAGCTAAGCAAACTGAAACCTATTCTGCTTCAGAAATATCTGACCCCAAAAAGGTAAAAGCACTTTTAGAGCACTTTGAGACAATTAATGCTATCAGGTTCTATCAAAAATTAGAACTAACAGCCGAAGATGTAAAAAAATTAGAAACATTTAATAATCTTTCACAGCAATTTCAAATCTCATATGATAAATTGGCTTATGCTAAAGCATATGATAAAATTGTTGGTGAAACAATTAGTAAAGAGCGCTCTAATATGAAAAGTTTAACAGGACAAGTTTTAATCCAAGGAGACTTTTTGATTAATATATCGCAAGATAAATTATTATTAAAGCATAACTATTTTCACTTAGATGAAAATAACAGGATTTCATTCAGGGTTAGTACATTGAACCGAAATGATGATATGTCAAGAACCTTAAATGATTTAGAACAGAATAACAAAGCCATGAGTCTAACAGTTTTTGGAAAGGTTATTAGAGCTGAATCTATTGATAAAGTAACAGACATTTATATTGATCCATACGCAATTTGGTAGTTCTAAAAGGTTAATAATTAAACTAGATTACAATTTTTGACATTTTAAAACTTCTTATAACGAGTTCAACACTTCTGGTACATTGTTCAGGGGAGAGTTTACTAAAGAGGATATTGTGTAAGCTTTCATTTCATCAGCTTTGTAAGGCTTTAATAGCGATAACAAGTCCTCCTGCGTTTCATGCTCGTTCAGCCATAACTGTTCAGCTTCTGGTGATAGCATCACTGGCATACGATCATGGATAGGCTTCACCAACTCGTTAGCTTCTGTTGTAATGATAGTATAGGTATGCAATAACTCGCCTGTGCTTTTATCCAGCCACTCATCCCATAAACCTGCGAATGAAAACAGTTCTTCGTTCTTCAGCAGGATTCTGTAAGGCACCTTTCCCTGTTCAGTAACCTGCCATTCGTAAAAACCATCAGCTGGCACCAGGCATCGCTTTGATTTGAGCAGGTTTCTAAAGGAAGGCTTGTCAGTCAGGGTTTCAGCCCTAGCATTGATAGAACGTTTGACTGCTTTAGCATCCTTCGCCCAGAAGGGCTGCAGGCCCCAGGAAAAGAACTGTATTTCGTTGGGGTGGTCATTAGTTACTACAGGCAGCTTTTGAGATGGGGCAGCGTTGTAGTTAGCCTCCTTTACGTGGTTTTCGAGGAGCTTGGAAACACGTGATTTACCCTTCGCTTTTGGAATAACTGAATATCTTCCACACATGGTGCTGAGCTGGTTGTTACAATCCTTCTACGAGCTTAAAACCAAAGTAAGTCATGATATACAAATCATAAACAAGATCTGCTTTGTTACGTGTATAAACTGATATAATCTTAATAAGCATATCATGTCAAGAAGAAATCTCCTCTACCCATTCTTCATAGCCCTGTTCCTGCTAAGTTGTAAGGAAACAGAAGTAGCTCCACAGCAGTCATCATCTCTTGATGGTACGCATTTGCTGCTAGGCAATCCAAATGGTGCGACAAGTGATGCTATTAACTTTAATAATTACCTGATAGAAAGACCACAATATACGCTGTCTTACAGTCGCGACAGGGGAACACCTAACTGGGTAAGCTGGTATGTGGGTATGGAATGGTTAGGTACAGCAGACAGGCAGGATGATTTCAGAGCTGACCAGAATCTGCCTGCAGATTGGTACAAGGTAGCTGCTACCAGTTATACAGGTAGTGGCTTTGATCGTGGCCATAATACACCCTCTGCAGATAGAACCAAGACTGTAGAAGATAACTCTGCCACCTTCCTGATGACCAACATGATTCCACAAGCCCCTAACCATAATCGTCAGACCTGGGCTAATCTGGAAGATTATACTCGTAATTTAGTTGATGATGGCATGGAAGTGTATGTGATGATGGGAAGCTATGGAAGCGGTGGCACAGGCAGCAATGGGTTGGCGCAGACGATAGACCAGGGCAGGGTGACAGTGCCTAACCGCATCTGGAAAGTACTGGTCATACTTCCTGAAGGGGCGAATGATCTGAGCAGAATTAATTCAACAACCAGGGTGATTGCAGTGGATACGCCGAACAACAACTCCATCAGCTCTGACTGGGGAGCCTATCGAACCACTGTTGATGCGATAGAGACTGCCACAGGGTATAACCTGCTTTCCAACGTAGCCAGGGATATACAGGAGGTTCTGGAGAGACAGACTGACCGAGGCCCGACAAGGTAAATCACCATCTATGCTCTAAATATTGCCTTTCAACAAAGTAAATAAGGTAAAGGAGAGGTAGCTTTCAGATGTACCACCACTCCATTACCATATAATAACTCAAAGGCTTCATTCGATCAGCTGATGTACCAGCTGGAGGCATTGCCTTGTATAGCTCCCTGTATCTGGGATGCGAAGTCCAGCGCATTGACAGAGCGGTCGAGGAATTGGTCGATGTAAGTAGACTTATTGGCTCCGGTCAACAGGTTGTAGAGCTTCCACAGGCTGATGTCTCTGTCTTCCTGCTTGCAGAAGCTGGGGTCCCTGTAATAGTCCCGGCAGACAGCGGTCAGCTGGGAGTCTCCATATAATAGAGGAGGGATCTGCTTCTTCCCCTCAGCCGGAAGGTGCTGGTACATCCTGCAGCGCCCCAGCAGCTGTGCAAACTGCTGTTCTGTGATAGAACACTCTGTCAAACTTTGCATCTGTTTCAGGTGCTGGTGCTGGTCGTACGAGCTGAGGAGGCTGTAAATGCCAACATAAAGCTGATCCACATGGCTTGCCTTGAAATCAGCCAGATAGCCATCTGTTCTGACGCACAGGTTGGTGCATACCAGGTTGTTGAAGCCGATGAACACTTTGAAGTGCTCAGCAGCGCCCTTCTTGTTGTAGAGGTTATCCAGGTTGTAAGCCTTTACGCCTCCAATGGTCAGGGTTAGCTGGTTGCCGTCTATGGAGTTAACGATGGATGGGATCTCCAGGAGAAACATCATGCGCTCGTAGTATAACGTTCTCTCCCAGTCCTGCAGCTGGTCTGCGGGCTTGTCCTTCGCCTCCGGAATTCTTCCTTTGATGGGGTGGCTGCACCTGATCTGAGGAGCCTTGATTCGCTCGCCGCTGAAGATGGCCGAGGCTGCTGCCTGTGTCGTGCGGATGAAGTCAGCCTGGCTGATCAGCGGCTCGTTGTCCTTCACATAGACAGGAATGATATGCTCCTGCTGCAGCTCAGGCAGAACAACTTCTACGGTGTTGGCCTCTATAAAAGCAGAAGAGACGGAAGGGGTTGCTTTTGCCTCCTTGCTGCTGCTAACTGTAAGCCTGGGCTCTGATTGGGGTGTAACCCTGATAAGCGAATGTCTCATGATGTATTAAGTTTGTTTTTGATTTAATCTGATTGTAATGCTGCTGAGGGATAGAAGCCTTGTATGGCTGCTACCCCTTTCCATCTTGCTGCAGCGAATGGTGGCGGCTACGTTCTTTCAGTAGTTTTTTAGCTGGCAGGAGAAACTATCTCACAGAACAATGCCTAAGAAATTCAGCATAACTCCTGACTTCACCCTCACTTAACCGCCTTGGCTACGAAATGCGTCGGCGGCCTGTAGCTGAAGTTGTGGTGCGGGTACAGTTTGCCCTGAATAGAGTACAGGATGGTGCCTGTATTCCAGCTCAGCACCTTGTCCACCTGTTTTCTTTCTCCTTTTCCGATGCTGCGGATAGCCTTGATGCAGACCACCTGAAAGGGGCAGTAAGCCCGTTGCAGCCTGAACGGCGACAGAAACAGGCAGCTGTCAGATAACTCGCTTGGCTCCGCGCGCAGCAGGTATTTGGCAATCATGTTTGTAGCCGGTAAGTGGAAAATAAACAGGGCAGCCTCCTGGCTACCCCTCGCTGCTTACGCTGCTGTTTTCAGCTGAAAGACTTCTTGTTCCATTGTCCTTTCGATCGGGTCATAGTAGTAGGAATAAGCCAGCGAGATGATCTCGTCCGTGCCTGGTATGTGGTAGTCGTACGGATCGCATGCCACCTTCTCAATGTTGCCGGGCAGCGTTCTGCCGATCAGTCCCTGGCACATGGGGTCGTTGAAAGTGCAGGGAATGGTGCAGGTCTTGGCCGTAGCATAGAACCTGCCGGATTGCTTGGATTGGATCAACTCTACATCTCCCTGTAAAAGCAGGACATTGAACTCTCTGCCGTCCTCGGACGTGCGTTTTTTGAAGCCAGTAATGGTTACCATCGTCTATTTATTTGATGTGAAACAAAACAACGGGGGGACCTCCGCCCGCCGGATTGGGTGGGGGGCTTACTACAGGGAGGTCAGCGTTTTAACGTCCGCAAAAAATAAAAAATAGTTTAACGCTATCTTATATTATGTCAGCCCTTTGCGGAGAGAAGTCGAAACCGGAATTTGCTGCACCTTTTGGTAAGCGCTTGAAAACAGTTTCAAACAAAGGGGGAATAATTTTCTGCGACTAGGTGTTATGTGGTAAGAATGATATTGACACTTCATTGATCAGTAATGAAATGTTAACGATTCATCAGATTGCCTTTAAAAAATATTGTCTAATTAACCTATGGCAGAACATTACATTGATGTAACCAGCAACCAATTACTACTTACCTATTACAACTATGACAGATATTTACCTTATCCTCCTATCTCTATAAGAAGTTTGGGAAAACTCGAGGGCGAAGATTCGTTTTATATCATGCGTATGTTAAGACAGCCTTGGGCGACTAAGGAACTACTATACGAGTTAGCAAGCCATATCAAGCAATTGAAGCCTAAGAATAGTATTAACTGGGAGTCAACATTTGCCAAGATCGACTCATACTTTGATCAGGAAGGCCGGAGTTAAAAGAGGGCAATTTCTACTTCTGTCCCATAAGGCAGACACTTCATATGCTACATAAAGGTTACTGGTATCTTGCTCCCTTCAAATGTTCAAGATACCGGGAACTTTCATTCTCAAACTTGTGGGGCGCTATATTGTGAAACCTGCTTAACGCTATCTTATATAATGTTATCCCTCTTGTGACTTCTTCATTGCTTGTGATTTGATGATGATTAGAGGCTCGTCACAAAAAGTCTTACAATCAGAAAGACCTAAATTAGTTTACATTTACATAAATATCTTTCTGATAAAAGTATCCTGTCAAGTTTATATAAATTCTCCTATATTTAGTTTTCTTACAGAGCATAATGAAAAGAAAACTTCAGATTACAGGCAAAGGGATGCTCGCTGTGGCGCCCGATATTATCATCCTCTCCTTTATTGCTTCCTCTCAGGAATGGGAGTATGAAAAGACTGTTTCTGCCCTGAATGAGAAGGTGGAAGAGCTGCGCGTGATCCTAGAGCAGGAAGGCATTGAGCGGGCAAATCTGAAGACCAAAGACTTCAGTATCCGGAAAGAGACAGTTTGGGACAAGAAGGCCGAGAAATACGAGTTCAACGGTTTTAAAGCCTCTCACAACTTGGAGTTGGAGCTGCCGCTTGAAAAAGCTCTTATCAATAGCTTATTAAGCCAAATCGCAAATCGGTTAGACAACTTGGACTTCAGCATCTCGTTCGGGGTGAAAGACGCTTCCGCTCACCAGCAGCAGCTCATTTTGCAGGCTATCGCCAAGGCCAAAGAAAACGCCTCGTTAATCGCAGAGGCTACGGGAGTAACATTGATGGAAATCATAGACATTGACTACTCTTACCGGGAGCTGACTATCCGCTCCCAGCGTTATGACTATCCCGTCTATGAGGCAGATATGCTCATGACCACAGCCGATGCAGCCCCTGATTTTGAGCCGGATGACATAGATGTTGCCGAAACGGTGACTATTACCTGGAGAATAGAGTAGATGATCACAGATCAGGAGACCAACTTCGCTTACTTCAGTAGCTACATCAAAAAGTGCCACACAAGAGAGTGTATTGCAATAGTGGGTCTCTTGAAAATAGCTACGTCTTTAATGAATTGTCAAAACACTAGGGGAATCTAGTAGCGGGATTATATTCTCCATTCAATTTGAAAAGCACTACATTGTTAAGTTTCTTAACAGGTAATTCTACTTATAGGCTTGTCAAAATTTACTGAATGTTTCCAAAGTTGCTGGACCGGTAGATTACCAGCTATATTGTCTAGCATCCATTTAGAATGTGCTAGCTAAACTACTTAAATAGATGTATATCTGATATAAAATGACGATTAGTCTTTCACCCACAGCGATGGCACATCCTCCGTTTTTTACTAAGCATGATTTTAATTCTTTTGCTAAATTAGCTGATGTCGCTTATGACAAAAACAACCCTTCCCATGTAGAAGCAAGCAAGCAATTGAAAGCAGGGGTATGGGCGAAGACGGGTTATTGGGCCTCGGAAATACAGAAGCGACTGCCGAATTATGAGGCTTCTATTAAGATGACTTGGCATCAGCGAAACAACGCAGCTGGGCAGAAAGGCATAAAATTTAGGCCCTACACATGGGCGCGCATTACTGTTAGGGATGCAGCGATCAGGGATGTATACTTTACAGTCGGCTTAAACCCTATCGACAGAATATTGATCCTGAAGCTGGACTTTCAGAGAGAGGGAACCACTATGTTGTCGAATACTCAAAGAAGCATATGCTATCAGCACCTTTACCTGCCAGATAAAAGCAGACGCTATTCCAACCCTGTGCCTGAAAGTGCCTTAAGCTCCTACGATTGGGATAGGCTTGTGGCGGAAGCAGTGGCGTTTATCCAGAGTCATGAGCAGGAATATCTTGACTTGCTTAAACTTCTAAGCATAACTAATGAAAGGCGTATTGCGCGCGTGGCATGGAATACAAAAGGTTGGATGAGGCCATCGGGAGAAAGGGGGAAGAGTAAGGATAAAGATTCCCATGAGTACCAGCAGGGCTTTGGTCATGAGGAATGGTTGTTTGATGTGAGCAAGCTGATTGAAGGTCATCACTACGCGTTTCTGGAACCTGTGAGAAGCCAGCATGCAGCCTTTGACGGCAGAACTTTCGACGTAATGCTTTACTCCATAGATGGGGAGACAGGAGGGCGGTACTGGGTTGGAGAGATTAATAACATGGAAGTCATTTCCCATGATCAGGCGGTAAAAGTAGTGAATGTTTACAAGTCCAACGGCTGGTACAATGAAATGCAGAATCAAATTAAACCCATAGAGAAGCAGCCCAAGAGCCTTTCTAAGTGGAACAATATTGACCTGTTCAACATTCGCTTCAAGCCTGAGAGCCTTACCGTCTACCCAGACCTCATTGAGATATCCGAGAATGATAATAGTATTAAATCAGAAAGGTATATTTTCCTGAAGGGAGATGAGGATTTCAGTCAACCGGCAGAGGTTAAAGGATTCGCTTTCGTTCCTCCTGATGCTAAGGCCAACGGCTCCGGTAATGGCTACAGTACCTGGTACACCCGCCAGGCAAAGTCAATAGAAATTGAGCTGTTTCATAAGAAGATCAGTGATCAGCTTTGCAAGCTTCTGCGACAAAAGTACGGTAAAGGGAATGTGCACCCTGAGCATCCGTCAGGCATAGGCAGCAACAGGATTGATATAGTAGTGAAAGAGGGC
Protein-coding regions in this window:
- a CDS encoding DNA/RNA non-specific endonuclease, with product MSRRNLLYPFFIALFLLSCKETEVAPQQSSSLDGTHLLLGNPNGATSDAINFNNYLIERPQYTLSYSRDRGTPNWVSWYVGMEWLGTADRQDDFRADQNLPADWYKVAATSYTGSGFDRGHNTPSADRTKTVEDNSATFLMTNMIPQAPNHNRQTWANLEDYTRNLVDDGMEVYVMMGSYGSGGTGSNGLAQTIDQGRVTVPNRIWKVLVILPEGANDLSRINSTTRVIAVDTPNNNSISSDWGAYRTTVDAIETATGYNLLSNVARDIQEVLERQTDRGPTR
- a CDS encoding PD-(D/E)XK nuclease family protein translates to MEIAEQKTTPVFVKLMPLSDLQALINSHLKKLRNLVSNDKLLKLAYKYTVFQKKEIDIGLNIFQLISSTYYKENFHSDILHAILDPDGRHKEGAMFLHTFIDFINEHSMRVSVRREEYQNAVVERETGRIDISIKDVSSKKAIIIENKINDAVDMERQIPRYVEHLNRRGFEVDLIVYIVLNGNKQPNTHDWSQQERDSILPKVFPVSAYNETPGDFYNGWLTKCEKQTQNIDTLFLLRQYNNLIAHLGGKNMNKPLMEEFLQDMLVEDKYNAAISLNAMLQDLIQYRRDKIIDEFRFSYLPFTRIRDWNNYAVIENYFYKESNFALDVIVEQDRYRAQFFDRNYDKNKAPLSQTNPATAVLEKLNILSDFAVAGDRWEKHFLFPSQEKELYEFIAAFISQLKKYNELPVLTEQ
- a CDS encoding SIMPL domain-containing protein; the protein is MKRKLQITGKGMLAVAPDIIILSFIASSQEWEYEKTVSALNEKVEELRVILEQEGIERANLKTKDFSIRKETVWDKKAEKYEFNGFKASHNLELELPLEKALINSLLSQIANRLDNLDFSISFGVKDASAHQQQLILQAIAKAKENASLIAEATGVTLMEIIDIDYSYRELTIRSQRYDYPVYEADMLMTTADAAPDFEPDDIDVAETVTITWRIE
- a CDS encoding DUF3871 family protein translates to MRHSLIRVTPQSEPRLTVSSSKEAKATPSVSSAFIEANTVEVVLPELQQEHIIPVYVKDNEPLISQADFIRTTQAAASAIFSGERIKAPQIRCSHPIKGRIPEAKDKPADQLQDWERTLYYERMMFLLEIPSIVNSIDGNQLTLTIGGVKAYNLDNLYNKKGAAEHFKVFIGFNNLVCTNLCVRTDGYLADFKASHVDQLYVGIYSLLSSYDQHQHLKQMQSLTECSITEQQFAQLLGRCRMYQHLPAEGKKQIPPLLYGDSQLTAVCRDYYRDPSFCKQEDRDISLWKLYNLLTGANKSTYIDQFLDRSVNALDFASQIQGAIQGNASSWYIS
- a CDS encoding LexA family protein, with product MSNAKVISISSQILELFDFDFLDHLKVPIYASYISAGFPSPADDYLEDRIDLSKYLVQNPTSTFMMRVKGNSMQDANIHDGDILVIDRSLKAADGLPVVCFLDGEFTVKTFRKVNGKAFLYPANPAYKPIEVTEEMDMRVWGVVVWVLHKPVKL
- a CDS encoding Y-family DNA polymerase; its protein translation is MTSLFALCDCNNFYASCERVFDPSLNGKPVVVLSNNDGCVIARSNEAKAIGIEMGEPFFKIRNMVEHQQLHAFSSNYVLYGDMSDRVMQTLSLFTPNVEVYSIDECFLDLGDFYDVDLFSYAWEIKRTVTQWTGIPVSLGVAPTKALAKVANKLAKKSAKANGVLVLTEPYHIERALEATKIEDVWGIGRQYAKFLKNHKIDTALDFINASENWIRKHMTVVGVRLHRELRGESCLELDEVAPPKKGICTSRSFGKKLTSFDDVLEATASYAAKCARKLRNQRSCAKVVTVFVQTNPFSENDRQYYNSKTICMPVATNSDIELIHYATIALKAIFKPHYWYKKSGVIVTEIVPEHQIQFDLLDTVDRDKHTSLMKVMDTLTDRFGRSKVQVAVQGIDKSWILKSDYKSPCYTTRITELPIVYSQK
- a CDS encoding SOS response-associated peptidase, with protein sequence MCGRYSVIPKAKGKSRVSKLLENHVKEANYNAAPSQKLPVVTNDHPNEIQFFSWGLQPFWAKDAKAVKRSINARAETLTDKPSFRNLLKSKRCLVPADGFYEWQVTEQGKVPYRILLKNEELFSFAGLWDEWLDKSTGELLHTYTIITTEANELVKPIHDRMPVMLSPEAEQLWLNEHETQEDLLSLLKPYKADEMKAYTISSLVNSPLNNVPEVLNSL